The following DNA comes from Dehalococcoidia bacterium.
TGCGAAAACAACCTGTATGCCGAGTCGACCCCGGTGGAGTACTCCTCGGCAGTGCCTGACCTGGCACGCCGTGCGGCCGCCTACAACATGCCGGGTGTCATCGTTGACGGGATGGATGTGCTAGATGTGTACGACAAGGCGGGCGTGGCCATCGGTCGGGCACGGGCCGGGCAGGGGCCAACCTTCCTAGAATGCAAGACCTATCGCTTCTACGGCCACTTCAGTGGCGATAACCCACGCACCTACCGCACCGAGGAGGAGGAGCGCGCCTACCGCGCCCGCGACCCCATCCCGACCTTTCGGCGACGCCTCCTGGAGGAGAAGGTCTGCACCCCCGAGGAACTGGACTCTATCCAGAAGCAGGTGGTGGACCTGATTGAGGAGGCGGTGCGCTTTGCTGACCAAAGTCCCTTACCGCCCCCCGAAGAGGTGCTGACGGATGTCTATGTAACTATCCCGCGGGACTGGCTAGTACGGGGCACGGGTTTGACCATATAAGAGGGGAGCTGATAGCGCCCCCAGGGAGGGTGCGATGCCCAACATCCTCGCCAACGGCATACGCATCTTTTACCAAGAGTGGGGTGGAGGTCCGTTCATCGTGTGGCATCACGGTTTGTTCGGCACCTCTGACCAGTGGCGCGAGGTGGCCGACCATCTGCAGGGCAGGTATCGTTCCGTGGCCTATGATGCACGTGCCCACGGGCGCTCCGAGGTGCCCTCCCGACCGGAAGACTACGCGCAAGACCTGCTGGTGGAGGATGTGCGGGGTGTCTTGGACGCCCTGGGCGTTCCACAAGCCGTTGTGGGGGGCCACTCTATGGGGAGCAATGTGGCCTTGCACTTCGCCTTCCGCTACCCTACGCGGTGTCGTGCCCTTGTGCTCGTAGGTATAGGCTCCGGCTCCACCGACACCGAGGGGTGGCGCGCCCGCATGGGTCTCTTGGCCGACCTGGCCGAGAAAGAAGGGATGGAACGGGTGCTGAGGGAGATTCAGACTCTCCCTGCGTGGAAACCCGCTTTTTCCCATCCCCAGTTGGGGCCACGCCTCGCCCGAGAGGTGCTGGCCTGTTCCCCCCAGGGCATCGCCCGCACCATTCGGGGTGTGCAGATGCGCCGTCCCACCATCTTCCAACTCGAGCCCTTCCTGGTGCGGTTGACGGTGCCCACACTAGTAGTCTATGGCGAGTTGGACGAGCCCGTGGTGGAGGCATCGCGCTTCATCGGGCAAAAGGTTCCCAAGGCCCAGGTGGTGGCGGTGCCCGGTGTGGGGCATTGGACGCATCTGGAGGCCCTACCCACATTCCTGCACACTCTGGACGCCTTCCTGGAGCGGGTGGAGCGGGGCCAATAGGGGATGACACCTATGCCATACCCCGCTGTCCATCTAATTGGGATTAGCGGAATCCCGGAAGTGCGCCCCGGGGACGACCTGGCGTATCTTATCGTTCAGGCCAGCCACGCGCAAGGCACCCCCCTCCACAACGGGGATGTGGTGGTCATCACCCAAAAGATCGTTTCCAAAGCTGAGGGGCGGCTAGTGGACTTGGGGACGGTGGAACCCTCTCCCTTCGCGCGCCATATTGCCCAGCAGTGGGACAAAGACCCCCGCCATGTGGAGGTGGTGCTGCGGGAGAGCAGACGCATCGTGCGCATGGATCGGGGCGTTATCATCTGCGAAACCCATCACGGCTTTATCTGCGCCAATGCGGGGGTGGATGCATCCAACATTCCTGGGGAGGGAGTGGTCTCCTTATTACCCCAAGACCCTGACGCCTCGGCACGACGGGTGCGTCAGGGTATCCGCGCGCGCGCTGGGGTAACGGTGGCGGTCATCATCAGCGATACCTTTGGGCGTCCGTGGCGGGAGGGCACCACCAATGTGGCCATTGGGGTAGCGGGGATGGAGCCTCTGGTGGACTACCGCGGGCGCAAGGATACCTATGGCAAGGAACTGCGGGTGAGCATCGCTGCTGTGGCTGATGAGATCGCCAGTGCTGCGGATCTGGTCATGGGCAAGACAGGGTTGGTGCCGGTGGTCATCGTGCGGGGATACCCGTACCAGCCCACAGAGGGGTCGGCCAGGGCCCTTCTACGGGAGCCGTCCCAGGATATGTTTCGCTGAACCTGGAACGCCCTTGTGGGCGTAGCGTCTTTACGCTATGATAAAAATGCGTCGGGGAGTGGCGCAGGGGGAGCGCGCACGGTTCGGGTCCGTGAGGTCGCGGGTTCAAATCCCGCCTCCCCGAGAGGCCGGTGTGGGAGAGGGTCGGATGCCTCCCCGTCGACAGGATCCCCTGTATGCCCAGGCCCGCCAGTTGGCCAAGGACTGGGCGGAGTTGTATCAGCAGTTCCAGCAGGTGCAGAAGCAGGCCGAAGCCCTCAACGCCCTCCTGAACGCCCGTATAGAAGACATCCAAGCTTTGCGCCGACAAAGCGAGGAGGCCGAAAGCGCCTATCGCTTTGTGCGTCAACGCCTCGAAGGCCTGCTGGAGGCTCTGGAAAAGGTGTTGGCCCGCCCCTGGCCGCCGGAGGCGTCTTTTCTACGGGAGGAGGTGGCGCGGGCCGTCGCCACCGCGCGCCAAGACCTGCCCACCCTCGGCTAACCCTTATCCCAACGCCGGTTGCCCCTCCATAGGAATATGCACTATGCGGCCGTCTGCACCTGCCCAGACGCCTGGAATGGGCCGTCCGCAGGAGGGGCAGGTGCCGTGGGGAGTAAGGGCATATTCTAGAACAGTGAAGCCCCAGCGGGCGATTAGGCGTCGCCCACAGCTGGGGCAGAAGGTGTGCTCATAAGGTCCCACGCGGCCGGGCAAGTTCCCCGCATACACGAAGCGCAAGCCGTGCTGCCGTGCGATGCCACACGCCCACACGAGACGGTGAGTAGGAGTGGCTGCGGTATCTTGCATCTTATAATCTGGGTGGAAGGCGGTGATATGCCAGGGTATGTCCGGGGAGATGGACGCCAGGAAACGGGCGGCGCTATGCAGCTCCTCCTCCCCGTCGTTGAAGCCGGGCACCAAAAGAGTAACCACTTCCACCCAGTACCCCATCTGGAAGGTGCGACGGATAGTGTCCAGCACCCGCTCCAACACGCCCCCCAGTCTGCGATAGGAGCGGTCGTTGAAGGACTTCAGGTCAATCTTATAGGCGTCCAGGTGAGGGCGCAGATAGGCCAGCACCTCCGGGGTTGAGTTGCCGTTAGAGATATAGGCGGTGCGGAGGCTGCGTTGACGCGCCTCCTTGAACACGGCTACTGCCCATTCGCTGGTGATCAGGGGCTCGTTGTAGGAACTGGCCACCACCCGGGCCCCTTCGTGAACGGCTATCCGCACCAGAGTGGCTGGGGAGACCTCGTAGGGCTGGGCGCGTGCGGCAGGGTCGCGCAGGGCTTGAGAAGTGATCCAGTTCTGGCAGTAGGGGCAGTGATAGTCACAGCCGAGCATACCGAAGGTGAGGGCGACGGAGCCGGGAAGGAAGTGGAACAAGGGCTTTTTTTCAATGGGATCGGCCTGCAAGGCTGCCACATACCCCCATGGCACCCGGAGGCGTCCATCCTTATTAAAGCGCACCTGGCAGATTCCCCGATGCCCCGGCAGGATGAGGCACCGGTGCCCGCACGCCCAGCAGCGAACTTTGTTCTCCTCCAGACGCTCGTAGCATTCCCCCTCACGGGTGAGGGTGTCCAACACCTCCGCCAGCGGGCGCACCTCGGCCTTGAGCAACGGCATACCCCACCTCCCCTTTTTCAGTGTAGCATGGGGGGAAAGGAGAGATATCCATGCGTGCTTTGGTGAGCGTCTCCGACAAACGGGGGGTAGTGGACTTGGCGCGCCGTCTACATCAGGCGGGGGTGAGCCTCATCAGCACGGGGGGCACGGCGCGCCTCCTGTCCCAAGAGGGTATCCCTGTTCAGCAGGTCTCGGACCTCACCCGCTTCCCTGAACTTTTGGACGGACGGGTGAAGACTCTGCATCCCGTCATTCACGCCGGCATTTTGGCCCGTCGGGACAAGCCTGAGCACATGGCCGAACTAGGGCGGCGCAATCTCGTCCCCATTGACATCGTCGTTGTCAACCTATACCCCTTTGAGGCGACCATCCAGCGCCCGGATGTGCCACTGGACGAGGCCCTGGAGCAGATAGACATCGGCGGGCCGACTCTGCTGCGGGCCGCCGCTAAGAACTTCCCCGCCGTCGTGCCCTTGTGCGACCCCACCGACTACTCCTGGGTGGGCGAGAAGGTCGTTGCCCGCACCCTGACCCTTGCCGAACGGCGCGCCCTCGCAGCCAAGGCGTTTCAGCATGTGGCTCTTTACGATACAATCATCGCCCGTTGGCTGCGCGGGGATACCGAACTGTTTCCCGCAGAGATGACCTTTGGAGGGCGTCTTGTGCAGCGTCTGCGTTACGGTGAAAACCCCCACCAGCAGGGTGCTTTGTATGCGTGGGCACCCGTTCGGGGAGGCATCGCCCAGGCTCGCCAATTGCACGGAAAGGAACTTTCGTATAACAACATTCTGGACGCTTCGGCCGCCTGGGAGGCGGTCAATGAATGGACCGAGCCGGCGTGTGTCATCGTCAAGCATACCAATCCCTGTGGTTTGGCCGTGCACGCGGACCTGGTTGAAGCCTATCGGCGGGCTTATGCGGGCGACCCCGTCTCCGCCTATGGAGGGATTGTGGGGTTCAACAGGGTTGTGTCCAGTGCGGTTGCCGACGCAATGCGAGGGGTGTTCTATGAGGTGGTGGTGGCTCCCGGCTACACCTCCGAAGCCCTCGCCATTCTTACCAAACGGCGCGACCTACGCATCCTGGAGGTGCCTACGGGAGGCGAAGGCTTGGAGGTGCGCACCGTAAGCGGGGGATTCCTCGTCCAAACTGCCGATACCCTCCGGGAAGACACGGCCACCTGGAAAGTGGTAACTCAACGCCCTCCCACCCCGGCCGAATGGGAGGACTTGACCTTTGCCTGGGGAGTGGTCAAGCACGTCAAGTCTAACGCCATCGTTCTCGTCAAGGACAAAGCTCTCGTGGGCATGGGGGCGGGCCAGCCCAACCGGGTCACCAGCGTGCGTCTGGCGGTGCAGGTGGCGGGGGCGCGTGCGCGGGGGAGTGTTCTCGCCAGCGACGCTTTTTTCCCTTTCCCCGACGGTGTGGAGGCGGCAGCCGAGGGAGGTGTAACGGCCATCATTCAGCCGGGTGGCTCTATTCGGGATGCCGACGTCATCGCCGCCGCCGACCGATTAGGTTTAGCTATGGTATGCACAGGCGTCCGCCACTTCCGTCATTGACAAGACTGCCACAAAAAGGAGAACGGGGTCTAAAGGGACTGGAGAATGGCTGGGGGAGAATTTCCCCTTGCGCATAGGTCTTCGCTGCGTATCTGGATGCCAATGCGTTGCCCGCCACGCAAGGGCGTGCGGCAAGAGGAGTAGATGCTCTATGGTTTCTGAAATCCTCCACGACGGGCAACAGTACCCCCTTATTCCCTCCCCACGCTATCCGCGCCGCATTTATCCCCTCGATGAAAGAGATCTTACTCCTGAACAGCTAGCCGTCGTTTTTGCTATGACTTCGCGGCGCCCCGAGGCCTTTGACGAGATCGCCCGGCAAGTGAGCGAGACCAAAGCCAGCGAGTTCCACGAGAAGTGGGTGCTGGGATATGGTCATGCCTCAGTAGCCGAGCATGCCGTTTTGCATTTCGCTGTAGAGAACATCTCCCGTTTGGCTTGCGATGCGTTAGAGGACAATCGTTTGGCGTCCTATACCGAGAAGTCGTCCCGCTTCCAGGTCATGCCTTCGGATGCCTTTTTTATTCCGCCCGAGTTGGACACGCACCCCGCCTTGCGGCGGGCCTATGTGGAGGCGTGCCAGGCTTTGTTCGGGGCCTACGAGCGCATGCTCCCTGCCTGTGTGGACTATCTGAAGAGCGTCCGCCCCCCAAAGCCTCAGGAGAAGGAGACTGCCTATGCCCTTCGCTTGCGGCGGGAGGCCATCGATGCCTGCCGGTTCGTTTTGCCCGCTGCCACCCTTACCAATGTCGGCGTTACGATGAATGCCCGCACCCTGGAACACGCTATAACAAAACTCTTATCGTCCGACCTTCAGGAGGAGCGGGACATCGGTCAGACCCTAAAAGAGCAGGGGCGCCGCATCACGCCCACTCTGGTGAAGTATGCCGAGGCCTCCAAGTATCTGCAGGGTCTGCGCCAGGTAGGTGCCGAATGGCCTGCGGGCGTGGGGACGGTGGAAACCTCTAGCACGGTGCGCCTGGTGTGGGCCGATCCTAACGGCGAGGAGCGCATCTTAGCGGCGTTCCTTTACCCCGCCCTGGGCCAATCCTATCACCAGGTGGCTGAAACGGTGCGACGCCTCTCGGCCGAGGAGCGTCAGGCTCTTTTCGCCCGCGTGCTGGGCACTTTGGGCGACTTTGACAGCCCACCCCGCGCTTTGGAGATGGCCTCGGTAACCCTGGAGGTGGTTCTGGACTATGGAGCGTATCGGGAGTTCAAACGCCACCGCATGCAGACCTACATCGCTCAGCCCCTGCGCGCGGATTTGGGGTATGTGGTCCCCGAACTCCTGTGGCAGGCGGGGTTAGAGGGGGTGTATCATCAGGCCTTGCACACCGCGGAACGGGTGTGGCGGGAGGTGGTCCAGTGGAACCCCCGTGTGGCGGAATACCTGGTTACCCACGCCCACCGGCGACGGGTTCTGGCCCATATGAACCTGCGGGAGGCGTGGCATATCCTGCGCCTGCGCACCGGCCCCCAGGCCCACTTCTCCCTGCGAGAGGTGATGGAGCAGGCATTAGCCCTCCTCCACCAGCAGTATCCGAGCATTTTCCGCTGGTTCCGTCGGCGCACACGGTGAGAGGGGTGCCTGTGCCTTCTTGAGAGGCTACAATCGGCGCACACTGGGCAGGGCAACCGCAGCTGCTAACCCCAGAAGCAACAGGCACCCGCCCATGCTCACCACAGCCCACGGTGCGGTAATGTAGGTCGCCAACACACCGGCCAACAGGCTCCCCAAAGGCACCAGCCCCTGGTCAAGACTGTAGATACTCATCACCCGCCCCCGATAGTGGTCGGATACCACCATTTGGATCAGAGTGTTGTTGCTGGCCATAAAGGTCATTTGCCCCGCGCCTACAGTAATCAACAGCGCAATGGACAGGGGGAGCCAGCGGGAGAAGCCGAACAGCACCAACCCTGCCCCCATCATCGCCAGGCCAAGGAAGGCCACTAACCCCTTACGACGCACATTCCCCATCGTCGCCAGCATCAGGGAGCCTAACAGCGCTCCCCCCCCGAGGGAACTTAACAGTAGTCCTAAGCCCTCTGGCCCCATCCCCAGCACATCCTTGGCGAAGATCGGCATCAGGCTGTTCACGGGCATAGCCAATAGGAAGGGGAGCAGGCCGATCACGATAAGGGAAAGAAGCTGCTTATCCCGTTGCACATACCGCACGCCTTCCAAGAAGGAGCGATGGATGGGCTGGGTGCGCCCCTCTCCGCCGGGAGGCAAGGGGGTACGGATGCTAGCCATGCTCACTGCCGACCAGACATAACATCCCGCTTGGATGAAGAAGTTGCCGGCCATCCCCACCAGGGCGATGAGGGCGCCCCCCACGGCCGGCCCCAAGATACGGGTGAAGTTGAAGGCCGCCGAACTGAGGGCGATAGCGTTCATCAGGTCAACGCGGGGAACGGTGCTCGGCACGGCGGCCTGACGGAGGGTCTGGTAGAAAGAGGTGCCACACCCCATCAAAAAGGCAAAGGTATATACATGCCACACCTGCACCCACCCCCGCGCCACATCCAACGCGAATAGGAACGCTCCCACTGCCAAGATGGCCTCCACACCGATGAGCAAAGGCCGGCGGTTCCAGCGGTCGGCCAACACCCCGGCCAAAGGGGCCATGAACCACACCGGCAGGGTACGCATGCCGTTGATAAGCCCCAACTGAATGGCCGAGCCAGTAAGGGTGTAGACCAGCCACCCCAGGGTCACTTGTTGGATCCATAAGGCTGCCCCAGCCGAGAGGGTGCCCATCCACAGGAACCGAAAGTCCCGATGGCGCAGGGAAAGGAAGGTGCGGGCGAGGCCTGCGGTGCGTGCACCTTCAGGGTGGGTCGACGAGGGTGCGGAGTCAACCGCTTTGTCTGTCGCTTTATCCATAATGCTAACGCCCTCTATTGTAATCCTGTCCTAGTGGGTGCACCAGAGGATGAGCTTGCGCTGGGTGTGCTGGTCATCCTCTGTTCACACATCGGCAAACATCACATCAAAGCGACAGGGTCTATGTCCACGCTCCATCCCAGGGGGATGGGGACATCCCGCAGGATGGGCACAGGGTCAGGGGCACGGACGAGAATGTGCCAGCGGTAGTGCCCCTTCTCCCTCGGGGGATAGGCGGGTGCAGGCCCCACAATGTCCACCTGGCTCAGGCCCTGCGACGCTTTGGCCTCCCGCAGCACAGTAGCCAAACGGTAAGCCTCTCTTTGAGCCCGCTGGGGATTAGTGTGGCGGAAGCGGAGAAGGGCTAGGCGGCGGAAAGGAGGATCCAGCCACCGTTGCCGTCGGGCTATCTCCTGTGTATAGAACGCCAAAAAGTCTTGCCGTGTGGCTGCCGCCAGGGCGTAGTGGTCGGGGCGGTATGTCTGAATGATGACCCGTCCCGGCTCCTCTTCCCGCCCGGCTCTGCCAGCGACTTGGCAGAGCACCTGGAAAACCCGCTCCCCTGCAAAGGGATCGGGGAGGGTTAGGCCGACATCGGCCAAGATAACTCCCACCAGCGCCACCCGGGGCAGATGCAGCCCTTTGGCCACCATCTGGGTTCCCACCAAAATGGGGGACTCCCCCCTTTCCATACGTGCCAAAATGTCCCAATGTTCTTGAAAACGGTGGGCCACATCCCGGTCCCAGCGTAAGGGGCGGACGCCAAAGCGGGCTTCCACTTCGCTGGCAACCCTCTGAACGCCTATGCCCAAGTGGCGCACACGGGTGCTCCCACAGGCGGGGCACTGCTCTATCACCCTGCGACGCCGTCCGCAATGGTGACACACCAGCGCGGGGGTCGGCTGATGGTGCAAGGTAAAAGGGAAGTCGCAGGACGGGCAACGCACGGTTTCCCCACACTCCCGACACTGGACCACGGGCACCGCCCCCCGCCGGTTCAAGAATAGGATGGCCTGTAAGCCTTTGGCCAGGGTCTCTTCCAGGGCCGTCTGCAGCGCGCGGCTAAAGATGCTTTTATTCCCGGCCTTGAGTTCCTCCCGCATATCCACCACCTCCACCCTGGGGAGGGGGCCGGGGCGGGCTTCGCCCCCTGCTCCTGTGCGGATACGATAGGGCAGGGTGAGGAACCCCCAGTCACCCCGTTGCGCCTGATAGGTGGATGTAACGCTGGGGGTAGCACTTCCCATTAGCACCACTGCTCCAGTCAGGCGTGCCAACTGCAGGGCTACTTCCCGTGTGTGGTAACGCGGGGGGAGGTCGTCCTGCTTGTAGGAGGGGTCGTGTTCCTCGTCCAGCACGATGAGGCCTAGGTGGGGCAGAGGGGCGAACACAGCGCTGCGCGCCCCCAGCAGGAGGCGCACCTGCCCCTGACGGGCGCGCCACCAGGTATCAAACCGTTGGCCCAGGGACAGACCGCTGTGAAGCAGTCCCAACCCTTCGGGGAAACGGCTCCCTACCCGCTCCACCAATTGAGGCGTCAACGAGATTTCGGGGACGAGGTAGATGGCTCTTTTGCCCAGGGCGAGGCAGTGCTCCAGGGCACGCAGGTAGACCTCGGTCTTTCCGCTCCCCGTAACCCCGTAGAGGAGAAAAACCCTTCGAGGTGAGCGCCCCTCCAAAGCCTCAGCCACCGCCATATACGCCTGTTGTTGTTCCGCCGTCAGGGAAGGCCGAGGATGCACTGCAAAGGTCAGCCCCGCCAAAGGGTCGCGCACCACAGGGGAGTATTCCACCGAGGCCAGTCCCCGGCGCAGCAAACCGTGCACCGCAGAGGCTCCGAACTCTTTGCGAGCAGATGCCAGGGGAAGGGGGCTGTGAGCACGCAGGTGCTCCAGCAGGGCTTGCTGGCGTGCGGAGAGGGTGTGGGTGGGTGGTTGGGTGGAGGCCAGGTGCAGAAGGGCGATATTTTTGT
Coding sequences within:
- the priA gene encoding primosomal protein N' is translated as MSVAVDAPLAPGRCLTYSVPATLDVQPGHALWVPLGARLAFGVAMEVLDSPPPFPTRPIAGLVDPEPLLPPPYLSLAQWLSETTLSPLMDAVALCLPPGYRRRVRRVFAPTQTPTPPKMPEEAHKVWNLLSAAHPFTTAQIQERLGRAGVRGLRWLLAHGLVASAWCMERPRVRHKNIALLHLASTQPPTHTLSARQQALLEHLRAHSPLPLASARKEFGASAVHGLLRRGLASVEYSPVVRDPLAGLTFAVHPRPSLTAEQQQAYMAVAEALEGRSPRRVFLLYGVTGSGKTEVYLRALEHCLALGKRAIYLVPEISLTPQLVERVGSRFPEGLGLLHSGLSLGQRFDTWWRARQGQVRLLLGARSAVFAPLPHLGLIVLDEEHDPSYKQDDLPPRYHTREVALQLARLTGAVVLMGSATPSVTSTYQAQRGDWGFLTLPYRIRTGAGGEARPGPLPRVEVVDMREELKAGNKSIFSRALQTALEETLAKGLQAILFLNRRGAVPVVQCRECGETVRCPSCDFPFTLHHQPTPALVCHHCGRRRRVIEQCPACGSTRVRHLGIGVQRVASEVEARFGVRPLRWDRDVAHRFQEHWDILARMERGESPILVGTQMVAKGLHLPRVALVGVILADVGLTLPDPFAGERVFQVLCQVAGRAGREEEPGRVIIQTYRPDHYALAAATRQDFLAFYTQEIARRQRWLDPPFRRLALLRFRHTNPQRAQREAYRLATVLREAKASQGLSQVDIVGPAPAYPPREKGHYRWHILVRAPDPVPILRDVPIPLGWSVDIDPVALM
- a CDS encoding MFS transporter, with amino-acid sequence MDKATDKAVDSAPSSTHPEGARTAGLARTFLSLRHRDFRFLWMGTLSAGAALWIQQVTLGWLVYTLTGSAIQLGLINGMRTLPVWFMAPLAGVLADRWNRRPLLIGVEAILAVGAFLFALDVARGWVQVWHVYTFAFLMGCGTSFYQTLRQAAVPSTVPRVDLMNAIALSSAAFNFTRILGPAVGGALIALVGMAGNFFIQAGCYVWSAVSMASIRTPLPPGGEGRTQPIHRSFLEGVRYVQRDKQLLSLIVIGLLPFLLAMPVNSLMPIFAKDVLGMGPEGLGLLLSSLGGGALLGSLMLATMGNVRRKGLVAFLGLAMMGAGLVLFGFSRWLPLSIALLITVGAGQMTFMASNNTLIQMVVSDHYRGRVMSIYSLDQGLVPLGSLLAGVLATYITAPWAVVSMGGCLLLLGLAAAVALPSVRRL
- the purH gene encoding bifunctional phosphoribosylaminoimidazolecarboxamide formyltransferase/IMP cyclohydrolase, which gives rise to MRALVSVSDKRGVVDLARRLHQAGVSLISTGGTARLLSQEGIPVQQVSDLTRFPELLDGRVKTLHPVIHAGILARRDKPEHMAELGRRNLVPIDIVVVNLYPFEATIQRPDVPLDEALEQIDIGGPTLLRAAAKNFPAVVPLCDPTDYSWVGEKVVARTLTLAERRALAAKAFQHVALYDTIIARWLRGDTELFPAEMTFGGRLVQRLRYGENPHQQGALYAWAPVRGGIAQARQLHGKELSYNNILDASAAWEAVNEWTEPACVIVKHTNPCGLAVHADLVEAYRRAYAGDPVSAYGGIVGFNRVVSSAVADAMRGVFYEVVVAPGYTSEALAILTKRRDLRILEVPTGGEGLEVRTVSGGFLVQTADTLREDTATWKVVTQRPPTPAEWEDLTFAWGVVKHVKSNAIVLVKDKALVGMGAGQPNRVTSVRLAVQVAGARARGSVLASDAFFPFPDGVEAAAEGGVTAIIQPGGSIRDADVIAAADRLGLAMVCTGVRHFRH
- the cofE gene encoding coenzyme F420-0:L-glutamate ligase, with protein sequence MPYPAVHLIGISGIPEVRPGDDLAYLIVQASHAQGTPLHNGDVVVITQKIVSKAEGRLVDLGTVEPSPFARHIAQQWDKDPRHVEVVLRESRRIVRMDRGVIICETHHGFICANAGVDASNIPGEGVVSLLPQDPDASARRVRQGIRARAGVTVAVIISDTFGRPWREGTTNVAIGVAGMEPLVDYRGRKDTYGKELRVSIAAVADEIASAADLVMGKTGLVPVVIVRGYPYQPTEGSARALLREPSQDMFR
- a CDS encoding thiamine pyrophosphate-dependent dehydrogenase E1 component subunit alpha, translating into MYRTMCTIREFEERAMAEVSARRTFGGMHSSAGQEAVPTGICAHLGPRDAIASTHRGHGHCIAKGVDPRLMMAELFGRSTGTNKGKGGSMHIADMGKGMLGANGVVGASVPLAVGAALAARLRGEDRVAVAFFGDGAANQGVIHESMNLAAIWRLPVIFVCENNLYAESTPVEYSSAVPDLARRAAAYNMPGVIVDGMDVLDVYDKAGVAIGRARAGQGPTFLECKTYRFYGHFSGDNPRTYRTEEEERAYRARDPIPTFRRRLLEEKVCTPEELDSIQKQVVDLIEEAVRFADQSPLPPPEEVLTDVYVTIPRDWLVRGTGLTI
- a CDS encoding FAD-dependent thymidylate synthase, yielding MVSEILHDGQQYPLIPSPRYPRRIYPLDERDLTPEQLAVVFAMTSRRPEAFDEIARQVSETKASEFHEKWVLGYGHASVAEHAVLHFAVENISRLACDALEDNRLASYTEKSSRFQVMPSDAFFIPPELDTHPALRRAYVEACQALFGAYERMLPACVDYLKSVRPPKPQEKETAYALRLRREAIDACRFVLPAATLTNVGVTMNARTLEHAITKLLSSDLQEERDIGQTLKEQGRRITPTLVKYAEASKYLQGLRQVGAEWPAGVGTVETSSTVRLVWADPNGEERILAAFLYPALGQSYHQVAETVRRLSAEERQALFARVLGTLGDFDSPPRALEMASVTLEVVLDYGAYREFKRHRMQTYIAQPLRADLGYVVPELLWQAGLEGVYHQALHTAERVWREVVQWNPRVAEYLVTHAHRRRVLAHMNLREAWHILRLRTGPQAHFSLREVMEQALALLHQQYPSIFRWFRRRTR
- the amrS gene encoding AmmeMemoRadiSam system radical SAM enzyme; the encoded protein is MPLLKAEVRPLAEVLDTLTREGECYERLEENKVRCWACGHRCLILPGHRGICQVRFNKDGRLRVPWGYVAALQADPIEKKPLFHFLPGSVALTFGMLGCDYHCPYCQNWITSQALRDPAARAQPYEVSPATLVRIAVHEGARVVASSYNEPLITSEWAVAVFKEARQRSLRTAYISNGNSTPEVLAYLRPHLDAYKIDLKSFNDRSYRRLGGVLERVLDTIRRTFQMGYWVEVVTLLVPGFNDGEEELHSAARFLASISPDIPWHITAFHPDYKMQDTAATPTHRLVWACGIARQHGLRFVYAGNLPGRVGPYEHTFCPSCGRRLIARWGFTVLEYALTPHGTCPSCGRPIPGVWAGADGRIVHIPMEGQPALG
- a CDS encoding alpha/beta hydrolase, with translation MPNILANGIRIFYQEWGGGPFIVWHHGLFGTSDQWREVADHLQGRYRSVAYDARAHGRSEVPSRPEDYAQDLLVEDVRGVLDALGVPQAVVGGHSMGSNVALHFAFRYPTRCRALVLVGIGSGSTDTEGWRARMGLLADLAEKEGMERVLREIQTLPAWKPAFSHPQLGPRLAREVLACSPQGIARTIRGVQMRRPTIFQLEPFLVRLTVPTLVVYGELDEPVVEASRFIGQKVPKAQVVAVPGVGHWTHLEALPTFLHTLDAFLERVERGQ